The genome window ATGCCCTGGAGTTACCTTATCAACCAGGGAAAACAGTCAAATCATTTTGTGGGGATTCATACTGTAGTGCCAAAACTCAACCTCTCTGCTCTGTAAGTTGTTGATAATACAAGACTTATTTTTTTAAACGGCGAACTTGGGTTACCGTATTTCTCGGATAACTCTGCTATCTTGCGCAGTTGCTCTGGAGTAACATTACCTCCCAGAATTCTTACTCGAACGCTAAACAGATTCTTCTGCCGCTGGGCAATAATTCCACCGGCTTTTACTTCTTCAAGATTTAATGCCATCTGATATTCCTTCTGAAAATAAGGAAGTAGAAAGTAGAGAGTAGAAAGTAATGAAAACATCATTCCTCACGCCTATCTCCTTACCTCCCACCTTCTATCTCCTACCACTATTTTCATCCTCCTTTCTCCTAAAAATAGCCGTGAGAATAGAACACGGATGACACGGATTTAACGGATTTTCGCTGATTTTTTTCTCTTTTTTCTATCTTATATCTATCCGCGAATATCCGCATCATCAGCGTGCTATTATTTTTCATCGTCATTTGTGCCCACTCCCTGTGGACATGGCCGTTTCTCCTAAAAAAAGACCAAAGACCAACTTACCTACTCTCTACTTTCTACTCCCTACTCTCTATTCTCTTCAAGTCTTCTAACGGCTTTGTGATTTCTATATCTTTCAAATTCACACCTTCTTTTAATTCCTGAGTTGCTTTCCTGAACTCTTTTATTCCTCGACCTATTGCCTGTCCTAATTCAGGTAATTTCTTAGGGCCAAAGATAACCATTGCTATGATGAGAATAAGTATCAATTCTGGCATCCCTATTCCAAACATAATTAACCCTCCTTCCTTCGGTTATAGTCTATAGTCTATATAGCACTTATTAATCGAAATTTGACATAGATATGGTTCTGAAATTCCAAATCACAAATTCCAAATTCCAAATAAATTCAAATAACCAAAATTCAAAACATTACTTCCATAGTTTGTATTTAGGACTTGAAATTTGGTGTTTATTTGAGATTTGGTGCTTGTGATTTGGGATTTTTTTTACTTATCCACTCTGAGTAAAGTTTTGACTAATAACTGCTATAGTCTATGGTCTATGGTTCTATGTATTAGCAGTCTTTTGTTTTTCCTTTTCCTCATCACTATTAGATGATACTGATTGTTTAAATCCTTTAATCCCTTCTCCTAAGGATTTACCAAGTTGTGGTAATTTATTCACCCCAAAAATAATGACCACAATTAGTAAGATAACTAATAATTCCGGCATACCAAGTCCAAACATTCCTTATTCACCTCCTTTATCTCATCACCTATCTTAATCATACCACCTTTTAGAACTCGGGCAAAGATTCCTTCCTTAGGCATAACGCAGTCCCCTGCCTGATAGTAGATAGCGCATCTGGTATGGCAGACCTTGCCTA of bacterium contains these proteins:
- the tatA gene encoding twin-arginine translocase TatA/TatE family subunit, producing MFGLGMPELLVILLIVVIIFGVNKLPQLGKSLGEGIKGFKQSVSSNSDEEKEKQKTANT
- the tatA gene encoding twin-arginine translocase TatA/TatE family subunit; this translates as MFGIGMPELILILIIAMVIFGPKKLPELGQAIGRGIKEFRKATQELKEGVNLKDIEITKPLEDLKRIESRE